In one window of Ruminococcus hominis DNA:
- a CDS encoding FecCD family ABC transporter permease, whose amino-acid sequence MENHSFQMENLKRRSRYTMVFITMAILFFIIVVLNINTGNVHISVAKILKILFLRDGEAVEYNIIWKIRLPRILMAALLGGALSLSGFLLQTFFSNPIAGPFVLGISSGAKMAVAMTMIVFLKYIGTFSSYTLVMAAFIGALISTGFILLMSKKIHHMASLLVGGIMIGYICSAITDFVVTFADDSDIVNLHGWSQGSFSGTSWSNIGVAAVIVGITVIFTFFLSKPIGAYQLGEGYAQSMGVNIKLFRVALILLSSILSACVTAFAGPISFVGIAVPFLTRKAFGTARPLIIIPGTFFAGAVFCMLCDLIARMVLAPTELNISTVTSILGAPIVIYMMLKREKGR is encoded by the coding sequence ATGGAAAATCATAGTTTTCAAATGGAAAATTTAAAAAGACGTTCCAGATATACGATGGTGTTTATCACAATGGCAATTCTATTTTTTATAATTGTAGTGTTAAATATCAATACAGGAAACGTACATATTTCGGTGGCGAAAATCTTGAAAATTTTATTTTTAAGAGACGGGGAAGCTGTAGAATATAATATTATATGGAAAATCCGGTTGCCGAGAATATTGATGGCAGCATTGCTCGGAGGAGCATTGTCATTGTCGGGATTTTTGCTGCAGACATTTTTCTCAAATCCAATTGCAGGACCTTTTGTGTTAGGAATATCCTCCGGTGCAAAGATGGCAGTGGCCATGACTATGATTGTTTTTTTGAAATATATAGGCACATTTTCTTCCTATACGCTTGTAATGGCTGCATTTATCGGGGCATTGATTTCGACAGGATTTATTTTGCTGATGTCAAAAAAAATACATCATATGGCTTCGTTACTTGTTGGAGGAATTATGATAGGATATATCTGTTCCGCAATCACAGATTTTGTAGTCACTTTTGCGGATGATTCGGATATCGTAAATCTGCACGGCTGGTCACAGGGAAGCTTTTCGGGAACCAGCTGGAGTAATATTGGGGTGGCTGCAGTGATTGTGGGAATTACGGTAATTTTCACATTTTTCCTGTCAAAGCCAATTGGGGCATACCAGTTGGGAGAAGGATATGCACAGAGCATGGGAGTAAACATTAAACTCTTTCGTGTGGCATTGATTTTATTGTCGAGTATCCTGTCAGCATGTGTGACAGCATTTGCCGGACCAATCTCATTTGTAGGAATTGCGGTTCCGTTTCTCACAAGAAAAGCATTTGGGACAGCAAGGCCACTCATTATTATTCCCGGAACATTTTTTGCGGGAGCGGTATTTTGTATGTTGTGTGATTTGATTGCGAGAATGGTACTGGCACCGACAGAGTTAAATATCAGCACAGTAACGTCTATATTAGGAGCTCCGATTGTAATTTATATGATGCTGAAGCGTGAGAAGGGAAGATAA
- a CDS encoding ABC transporter ATP-binding protein gives MTDHYIRLDNLAVGYQGKALIHDINIGINKGEIVTLIGPNGSGKSTILKSITRQLKWIAGNVFYDDTSLLQLSYKEMASKMAVVLTERIKTEYMTCHDVVAMGRYPYTGRLGILTAKDEEIVEEAMETVHALELGNCNFNEISDGQRQRILLARAICQEPEVMILDEPTSFLDVKHKLELLSILERMVREKHITVIMSLHEIELAQKVSDKVMCVKGETITHYGQPEDVFTEPIIRELYEIENGYFDPLFGSMELPKIEGNPKILVISSGGNGIPIYRKLRKEQIPFIAGILYQNDVDYQVAKVLATQVIEETPFEEISERAYEEAIKAVQMCDTVIDAGVQIGSANRKLLDIIEEAKRLGKI, from the coding sequence ATGACAGATCATTATATCCGGCTGGATAATCTGGCGGTAGGCTATCAGGGAAAAGCGTTGATCCATGATATTAACATAGGGATTAACAAAGGTGAAATTGTAACATTGATCGGGCCGAATGGTTCGGGAAAGTCCACGATTTTAAAAAGCATTACAAGACAACTAAAGTGGATTGCAGGAAATGTGTTTTATGATGATACGTCTCTTTTACAATTGTCTTACAAGGAAATGGCTTCGAAGATGGCGGTGGTTTTGACAGAAAGAATCAAAACGGAATATATGACCTGTCACGATGTAGTAGCAATGGGACGTTATCCATATACCGGGCGGTTAGGAATTTTAACCGCTAAGGATGAGGAAATCGTCGAAGAAGCAATGGAGACGGTACATGCATTAGAGTTGGGAAATTGTAATTTTAATGAAATCAGCGACGGACAAAGACAACGTATTTTGCTTGCAAGAGCAATTTGCCAGGAGCCGGAAGTGATGATTTTGGACGAACCAACTTCCTTTTTGGATGTGAAACATAAGCTTGAGTTACTCTCGATTTTGGAGCGTATGGTGAGAGAAAAGCATATTACAGTTATTATGTCCTTACATGAAATTGAACTGGCACAGAAGGTTTCGGATAAGGTGATGTGTGTGAAGGGTGAGACGATCACTCATTATGGACAACCGGAGGATGTTTTTACAGAGCCGATTATCCGAGAATTATATGAGATAGAAAATGGATATTTTGATCCATTATTTGGAAGCATGGAATTACCGAAGATAGAAGGAAATCCAAAGATCCTTGTTATATCTTCAGGAGGAAATGGAATACCAATCTACCGGAAACTTCGAAAGGAGCAGATACCTTTTATAGCAGGAATTTTATATCAAAATGATGTGGATTACCAGGTGGCAAAGGTATTGGCGACACAAGTAATTGAAGAAACTCCGTTTGAGGAAATAAGCGAACGGGCGTATGAGGAGGCAATTAAGGCAGTACAAATGTGCGATACAGTGATCGATGCAGGAGTACAGATTGGCAGTGCGAACCGAAAGTTGTTAGATATCATCGAAGAAGCTAAAAGACTGGGGAAAATATGA
- a CDS encoding MATE family efflux transporter: MEQGNLTKGPILKTLTKLAIPIMASSFLGTLYNLTDMAWIGLLGSKAVAGVGVGGMFTWLSQGLASMARMGGQVQVAQCIGRGDRKKAHAYAQTAIQLSTFMGLLYAAVSLLFTNQLVGFFHLTDPEAWTAAISYTKIACGLIVFSFLTLTMTGIYTAQGDSKTPFLANLVGLVLNMILDPVLILGPGPFPKFGVAGAAIATVTAQFVVMSVMILGVIKQKKDNVLKKTRLIAKMHFEHVAGICKIGIPTALQGMAYCAISMILTRMVSAFGAEAIATQRVGGQIESVSWNTADGFASALNAFIGQNYGAGKMDRVKKGYRASLFTVGIWGLLITMLFVFAPNTIASLFFHEPKAIATAVGYLVIVGFSEAFMCVELTTIGALSGLGKTHLCSVISILFTSARIPLAIVLGQSTLGLDGIWWAVSLTSIAKGIIFVFTFFWITKEKPA; the protein is encoded by the coding sequence TTGGAACAAGGGAACTTAACAAAAGGTCCTATTTTAAAAACATTAACTAAGCTTGCCATTCCTATTATGGCATCTTCTTTTTTGGGGACATTATACAATCTTACTGACATGGCATGGATCGGATTGCTCGGCTCTAAGGCCGTTGCTGGTGTCGGTGTCGGTGGTATGTTCACCTGGCTCTCACAGGGATTAGCCTCTATGGCTAGAATGGGTGGTCAGGTACAGGTGGCACAATGTATCGGTCGGGGGGACCGAAAAAAAGCACATGCTTATGCACAGACAGCAATACAATTATCTACTTTTATGGGGTTATTATATGCTGCTGTTTCTTTATTGTTTACGAATCAGTTGGTAGGATTCTTCCATTTAACCGATCCGGAAGCATGGACTGCTGCCATCTCTTATACTAAAATCGCCTGTGGACTTATTGTTTTTTCATTTTTAACATTAACCATGACAGGAATTTATACTGCACAAGGTGACTCAAAAACACCTTTTTTAGCCAACTTGGTTGGGCTTGTACTGAATATGATCTTAGATCCTGTTCTAATTCTCGGACCGGGACCATTTCCTAAATTTGGTGTGGCAGGTGCAGCTATTGCAACAGTTACCGCTCAGTTTGTTGTTATGAGCGTTATGATTTTAGGCGTTATAAAGCAAAAGAAAGACAACGTATTGAAAAAGACTCGGTTAATTGCGAAAATGCATTTTGAACATGTTGCAGGTATATGTAAAATTGGAATTCCAACTGCACTTCAAGGAATGGCTTACTGTGCAATTTCTATGATACTGACCCGCATGGTATCTGCCTTTGGGGCGGAAGCCATTGCTACGCAAAGAGTTGGCGGACAGATTGAATCTGTTTCATGGAATACCGCTGATGGATTTGCTTCTGCTTTGAATGCATTTATCGGGCAAAACTATGGTGCCGGTAAGATGGACAGAGTAAAGAAAGGGTATCGTGCCTCATTATTTACGGTTGGTATCTGGGGCTTATTAATTACAATGTTGTTTGTTTTCGCTCCAAACACAATTGCCTCTCTTTTCTTCCATGAACCAAAAGCCATTGCTACCGCAGTCGGATACCTTGTTATTGTAGGCTTCAGTGAAGCTTTTATGTGTGTCGAGCTTACTACAATCGGTGCATTATCCGGACTTGGAAAAACACACCTTTGCAGTGTTATTTCTATTTTATTTACAAGTGCACGTATTCCTCTTGCGATTGTCCTTGGACAGAGCACACTCGGTCTTGACGGAATCTGGTGGGCAGTCTCGCTTACATCAATTGCAAAAGGTATTATTTTTGTTTTTACATTCTTCTGGATTACAAAAGAAAAACCTGCCTGA
- the bilS gene encoding flavodoxin family protein BilS codes for METERYSIIFSSSTGNTKELADTIYEVLPKEKCDYFGVSKEEPQSDKVYIGFWTNQGNADKETLELLKKLKNKKIFLFGTAGFGGSQEYFQKVLGQIKESIDSSNKIIGEYMCQGKMPQSVRERYVKMKEQPNYMPNLDMMIKNFDSALSHPDKNDLDKLRKMVEE; via the coding sequence ATGGAAACAGAAAGATATTCGATTATATTTAGCAGTTCAACAGGGAATACAAAGGAACTTGCGGATACAATTTACGAGGTACTTCCAAAAGAAAAATGCGATTATTTTGGTGTGAGCAAAGAAGAACCACAGTCTGATAAAGTATATATAGGATTTTGGACAAATCAAGGAAATGCGGATAAAGAGACGTTAGAATTGTTGAAAAAACTCAAAAATAAGAAAATTTTCTTGTTTGGAACAGCTGGGTTTGGTGGCAGTCAGGAGTACTTTCAAAAGGTGCTTGGACAGATTAAAGAAAGCATTGATTCAAGCAACAAAATTATTGGTGAATATATGTGTCAGGGAAAGATGCCACAATCTGTGCGAGAACGCTATGTGAAGATGAAAGAACAGCCAAATTATATGCCAAATCTTGACATGATGATTAAAAATTTTGACAGTGCATTATCACATCCGGATAAAAATGATCTGGATAAGTTAAGAAAAATGGTTGAGGAATAG
- a CDS encoding 7beta-hydroxysteroid dehydrogenase, translating to MNLREKYGEWGIILGATEGVGKAFAEKIASEGMSVVLVGRREEMLQELGKNISETYGVDHMVIRADFAQSDCTDKIFEATKDLDMGFMSYVACFHTFGKLQDTPWEKHEQMINVNVMTFLKCFYHYMGIFAKQDRGAVINVSSLTAISSSPYNAQYGAGKSYIKKLTEAVAAECESTNVDVEVITLGTTITPSLLSNLPGGPAGEAVMKAAMTPEACVEEAFDNLGKSLSVIAGEHNKANVHNWQANKTDDEYIRYMGSFYSNN from the coding sequence ATGAATTTAAGAGAGAAATACGGTGAATGGGGAATTATTCTGGGAGCAACTGAAGGAGTGGGAAAAGCCTTTGCAGAAAAAATTGCTTCTGAGGGAATGAGTGTTGTTCTTGTAGGAAGAAGAGAAGAGATGCTGCAGGAACTTGGAAAAAATATCAGTGAAACATATGGCGTAGATCATATGGTTATCCGTGCGGATTTTGCACAGTCTGACTGTACAGATAAGATTTTTGAAGCAACAAAAGATCTTGATATGGGATTTATGAGTTATGTTGCCTGTTTCCATACATTTGGAAAATTGCAGGATACTCCATGGGAGAAGCATGAGCAGATGATTAATGTTAACGTTATGACTTTCTTAAAATGCTTCTATCACTATATGGGAATCTTTGCAAAACAGGATCGAGGTGCTGTGATCAACGTATCTTCTTTAACAGCAATCAGCAGTTCGCCATATAATGCACAGTATGGTGCAGGTAAATCTTATATTAAAAAGTTGACAGAAGCTGTAGCAGCAGAATGTGAGAGTACAAATGTTGATGTGGAAGTTATTACTTTAGGTACAACAATAACACCAAGTCTGTTAAGCAACCTTCCGGGTGGACCGGCAGGAGAAGCTGTTATGAAGGCTGCTATGACACCGGAGGCTTGCGTTGAAGAAGCATTTGACAATCTCGGAAAATCTCTTTCTGTTATTGCAGGCGAACATAATAAAGCAAATGTTCATAATTGGCAGGCAAATAAAACAGATGATGAATATATCCGTTATATGGGATCATTTTATTCTAATAACTAA
- a CDS encoding C-GCAxxG-C-C family protein, whose translation MSTKVEHALELHNRGCNCAQAVACSFCKEFGIDEDEMFRIAEGFGLGMGCMEMCGALSGMAMIIGLDNSKGSTEEGSKTKGTTYKKIREQVERFVGKNGSCICRELKGVDTGKVLCSCSQCIEDAVKLTEKYLAER comes from the coding sequence ATGAGTACAAAAGTAGAACATGCATTGGAATTGCATAACAGAGGATGTAATTGTGCACAGGCGGTAGCTTGTTCTTTTTGTAAAGAATTTGGTATTGATGAAGATGAAATGTTTCGTATAGCAGAAGGCTTTGGCCTTGGTATGGGATGCATGGAGATGTGTGGTGCACTTTCAGGAATGGCAATGATCATAGGGCTTGATAATAGCAAGGGAAGTACGGAAGAAGGTTCTAAAACGAAGGGGACTACATATAAAAAGATAAGAGAACAGGTAGAACGATTCGTTGGGAAAAATGGATCATGCATCTGTCGTGAACTGAAGGGTGTTGATACTGGAAAGGTATTGTGCAGTTGTTCTCAGTGTATTGAAGATGCAGTGAAATTGACGGAGAAGTACCTGGCTGAAAGATAA
- the thrH gene encoding bifunctional phosphoserine phosphatase/homoserine phosphotransferase ThrH codes for MNIVCLDLEGVLVPEIWIAFAEESGIPELKRTTRDEPDYDKLMNWRIQILKEHGLGLKEIQETIAKIDPMPGAKEFLDELRSITQVIIISDTFTQFASPLMEKLGWPTIFCNSLEVAETGEITGFKMRCEQSKLTTVKALQSIGYDTIASGDSHNDLGMIQASKAGFLFRSTDAIKKEYPELPAYEEYSELLAAIKEAL; via the coding sequence ATGAATATTGTATGTTTAGATCTCGAAGGAGTGCTTGTACCGGAAATCTGGATTGCATTCGCAGAAGAAAGTGGTATTCCGGAGCTCAAAAGAACTACAAGAGATGAACCTGATTATGATAAGCTCATGAACTGGAGAATTCAGATATTAAAAGAACATGGACTTGGATTAAAAGAAATACAAGAGACGATTGCAAAGATTGATCCAATGCCGGGAGCAAAAGAGTTCCTGGATGAGCTTCGTTCTATCACACAGGTTATTATTATAAGTGATACATTTACACAGTTTGCAAGTCCACTTATGGAAAAACTGGGATGGCCGACTATTTTCTGTAATTCACTTGAAGTTGCAGAAACTGGAGAAATCACAGGATTTAAAATGAGATGTGAACAGTCAAAGCTTACAACAGTGAAAGCACTGCAGTCTATCGGGTATGATACGATAGCAAGTGGAGACAGCCACAACGATTTGGGGATGATTCAGGCAAGTAAGGCTGGTTTTCTTTTTAGAAGTACAGATGCTATTAAGAAAGAGTATCCGGAACTTCCGGCATACGAGGAATATAGTGAGTTGCTTGCGGCAATTAAAGAGGCGTTGTAA
- a CDS encoding YibE/F family protein has product MRQFGKKIIKHIKKSKKLKQQVILIIAYLTAILFTMCDAWLYHIPIAKLTEVETMESGETKSTRGTMETKYKQSIRGIVLNGKSKGKMIGASNEYTYTGMLSQKYHKGDKVFLNGTKDDIKLGIRGLKRDTELVSLIGFLFVLLVMVTGRQGVLTIITVLMNIVIFIIGFICAENTSKVLEICSRMIVFFAVATLIGLNGINKKTIASIVSTVIVLVIIMGAFDIVITYAQEVDYSTMEYLGSIDNPDEIFHAEILLSGIGAIMDVAVAIATALSEIIRKKPDVTFLQLFKSGREIGYDIMGTMINVLLFVFVCGLIPTCLIRMNNEIRFMTIIKLHIPCELCRFFIESTGIVLAIPVSILITSLIMKMTIKRRKITC; this is encoded by the coding sequence ATGAGACAGTTTGGAAAAAAGATAATAAAACATATAAAGAAAAGTAAAAAATTAAAACAACAAGTTATATTGATTATTGCGTATCTGACAGCTATTCTTTTTACAATGTGCGATGCATGGCTATATCACATCCCAATTGCAAAATTAACTGAAGTAGAAACAATGGAATCGGGTGAAACAAAAAGTACGCGTGGAACTATGGAAACAAAATATAAACAAAGTATTCGCGGAATTGTTCTTAATGGAAAAAGTAAGGGGAAAATGATAGGGGCATCAAATGAGTATACTTACACTGGGATGTTAAGTCAGAAATATCATAAAGGGGATAAAGTATTTTTAAATGGCACAAAAGATGATATCAAATTAGGAATAAGAGGTTTGAAGCGTGATACAGAATTAGTGAGTTTAATAGGATTTTTATTTGTTTTACTTGTAATGGTTACAGGAAGACAAGGAGTATTGACAATTATTACAGTATTGATGAATATCGTGATATTTATAATTGGATTTATATGTGCGGAAAATACTTCTAAGGTGTTGGAAATTTGTAGCAGGATGATAGTATTTTTTGCAGTTGCAACGCTGATTGGTTTAAATGGAATCAATAAAAAAACAATAGCGTCAATAGTATCGACAGTGATTGTCCTTGTAATAATCATGGGGGCATTTGATATTGTAATTACTTATGCACAAGAGGTAGACTATTCAACAATGGAATATCTTGGGAGTATAGATAATCCAGATGAAATTTTTCATGCAGAGATATTACTTTCTGGAATAGGTGCAATTATGGATGTGGCGGTTGCCATAGCTACAGCCTTGAGTGAAATCATTAGGAAGAAACCAGATGTGACATTTTTACAACTTTTTAAATCGGGAAGAGAAATAGGATATGACATCATGGGGACTATGATAAATGTATTGCTGTTTGTATTTGTATGTGGATTGATTCCAACATGTTTGATTCGAATGAATAATGAAATACGGTTTATGACAATTATTAAGTTGCATATTCCATGTGAATTATGTCGGTTTTTTATTGAAAGTACAGGAATTGTTCTTGCCATTCCGGTTTCTATTTTAATTACTTCATTAATAATGAAAATGACGATAAAGAGGAGAAAAATAACATGCTGA
- a CDS encoding YibE/F family protein: protein MLMALGVILLISIVVVGGDRGVVSLIALCGNLFVISLAIWLMASGMPVLFTTIGAGFLISCITLFYQNGSNVKTWSAFIAVLLTMSILFFAVYFVIWKSEAGGLNEIQAVGEDVFYYNMNLDINMQKVAVSVIILSTLGTVLDMALTVTTSIYEVKMHRADLKMKEVMESGIQIGREVIGTTVNTLLFAYLGESLLLFAYLKIQDYSIEIILNSKILFQNCVSMIFGAISCVIVIPIAAWLMAKFV from the coding sequence ATGCTGATGGCATTGGGCGTAATTTTATTGATTTCTATTGTAGTTGTCGGTGGAGACAGAGGAGTAGTATCTCTGATAGCATTGTGCGGAAATCTGTTTGTGATAAGTTTGGCAATTTGGCTTATGGCATCTGGAATGCCAGTTCTTTTTACTACGATAGGAGCAGGTTTTTTGATTTCATGTATTACGTTGTTTTATCAAAATGGTTCTAACGTGAAAACGTGGAGTGCATTTATAGCGGTATTACTTACAATGAGTATATTATTTTTTGCTGTATATTTTGTAATATGGAAAAGCGAAGCAGGTGGATTAAATGAAATACAGGCAGTAGGAGAAGACGTATTTTATTATAATATGAATTTAGATATTAATATGCAAAAAGTTGCAGTGTCTGTGATTATACTTAGTACATTGGGAACAGTCCTTGATATGGCATTGACAGTTACAACATCAATATATGAAGTGAAAATGCATAGAGCAGATTTAAAAATGAAAGAAGTAATGGAAAGTGGAATTCAAATAGGAAGAGAAGTGATTGGGACAACAGTGAATACATTGTTATTTGCATATTTAGGTGAGTCATTATTGCTTTTTGCATATTTAAAAATCCAGGATTATTCAATAGAGATTATATTAAATTCTAAAATTCTATTTCAGAATTGTGTTTCAATGATTTTTGGAGCTATTTCATGTGTGATTGTGATTCCGATAGCGGCATGGTTAATGGCAAAATTTGTGTGA
- a CDS encoding asparaginase has translation MKKILMIGTGGTIASKQTEYGLAPGLSPEDILTYIPAVAKICEVESIQVCNLDSTNVTPDHWKLLVKTIEENYNEYDGFVICHGTDTLAYTAAALSYMIQNSRKPIVVTGAQKPIEMDVTDAKTNLLDSFIYASDNDSQDVNIVFDGKVIVGTRARKERAKSYNAFTSINFPYLAVIQDGVLVRYITEMPYTGPVRFYYEMKNSVYVLKLIPGMKADILPYLFENYDCLVIESFGVGGIPESLLEEFYEEMNKWKDKGKIVVMTTQVANEGSNMTVYEVGKRVKLDFKLLEAYDMTLEATITKMMWLMALGDQRYEEMKRDFYRLINHDILFTKREWDEK, from the coding sequence ATGAAAAAGATATTGATGATAGGAACTGGGGGGACGATTGCTTCGAAACAAACAGAATACGGACTTGCACCCGGGCTTTCGCCGGAGGATATTTTGACTTATATACCTGCAGTTGCAAAGATTTGTGAAGTAGAGTCTATTCAAGTTTGCAATTTAGATAGTACAAATGTAACACCGGATCATTGGAAATTATTGGTGAAAACAATAGAAGAAAATTATAATGAGTATGATGGATTTGTAATTTGTCACGGAACGGATACTTTGGCATATACAGCAGCGGCACTGTCTTATATGATTCAGAATTCCAGAAAACCGATTGTTGTTACAGGCGCACAGAAACCGATAGAAATGGATGTTACTGATGCAAAGACGAATTTGCTGGATAGTTTTATATATGCTTCGGATAATGATTCTCAGGATGTGAATATAGTATTTGACGGGAAAGTTATTGTGGGAACAAGGGCAAGAAAAGAGAGAGCAAAGAGCTATAATGCATTTACAAGTATAAACTTTCCATATCTTGCAGTAATCCAAGATGGTGTTTTGGTACGTTATATTACAGAAATGCCGTACACAGGTCCAGTCAGATTCTATTATGAAATGAAAAACAGTGTGTATGTGTTGAAATTGATTCCGGGAATGAAGGCAGATATTTTACCTTACTTGTTTGAAAATTATGACTGTCTTGTCATTGAGAGTTTTGGAGTAGGTGGAATTCCGGAGAGTTTATTAGAAGAATTTTATGAAGAAATGAATAAATGGAAAGACAAAGGTAAAATTGTTGTGATGACTACGCAGGTTGCAAATGAAGGAAGCAATATGACTGTATATGAAGTTGGTAAGCGTGTAAAACTGGACTTTAAATTACTGGAAGCGTATGATATGACGTTGGAAGCAACTATTACGAAGATGATGTGGTTAATGGCATTGGGAGATCAGCGATATGAAGAAATGAAACGCGATTTCTATCGTTTGATCAATCATGACATTTTATTTACAAAGCGAGAATGGGATGAGAAATAG
- a CDS encoding Gfo/Idh/MocA family protein, protein MKIKIGIIGTNKISHKFCEAAIQNPQTELFAVYSRAQQTGECFAQKYNIKHVFTDYTDFLDSGLDAVYIASPNYIHCEQAIQAMESGKHVLCEKVMAINEQEAEAMIACAKKNHVILLEAMKSDFDPAFELVKEQLPRIGTLRRVEFEFCQYSSRYDNFLNGIVENAFDPELLNSAARDIGVYCIHAIVRLFGEPEKVEAYSTFLSNGFEGSGVVLMKYPDFLAQAVYSKITASVNPSVIQGEKGSILLNHIGSPTEIEIRLRKGDRDGLEDGTCEKLPYKPVENNMIYEIQKFYDLIKEENVEHPYLDISLNTIRIIDQIHKSDKIARKS, encoded by the coding sequence ATGAAGATAAAAATTGGAATTATAGGGACAAATAAAATCAGTCATAAATTTTGTGAGGCAGCTATACAAAATCCTCAAACGGAGTTGTTTGCAGTATATTCAAGGGCACAACAGACGGGAGAGTGCTTCGCTCAAAAGTATAATATAAAGCACGTATTTACTGATTATACAGATTTTTTGGATTCAGGACTGGATGCGGTTTATATTGCATCACCAAATTATATTCATTGCGAACAGGCCATACAGGCAATGGAATCCGGAAAGCATGTATTATGCGAGAAAGTTATGGCAATAAATGAGCAGGAAGCAGAAGCAATGATCGCGTGTGCAAAGAAAAACCATGTAATTCTTTTAGAGGCAATGAAGTCAGATTTTGATCCTGCTTTTGAGTTGGTGAAAGAGCAACTCCCTAGAATTGGAACATTGCGGAGAGTGGAATTTGAATTTTGTCAGTATTCCAGCAGATACGATAATTTCCTTAATGGAATTGTGGAAAATGCTTTTGATCCGGAGTTGTTAAATTCAGCGGCACGTGATATTGGAGTATATTGTATCCATGCAATTGTTCGTTTGTTTGGAGAACCGGAAAAGGTAGAGGCATATTCTACATTTCTCTCAAATGGATTTGAGGGCAGTGGGGTTGTTTTGATGAAATATCCGGATTTTCTGGCACAGGCAGTATATTCGAAAATTACAGCTTCGGTTAATCCAAGTGTGATTCAAGGAGAAAAAGGTTCTATTTTGTTGAATCATATTGGCAGTCCGACAGAAATCGAGATAAGACTGCGCAAAGGAGACCGGGACGGACTAGAAGATGGAACGTGTGAAAAACTACCATATAAGCCGGTAGAAAATAATATGATTTATGAGATTCAGAAATTTTATGACCTTATAAAGGAAGAAAATGTAGAACACCCATATCTGGATATTTCCCTGAATACAATCCGAATTATAGATCAGATTCATAAATCTGATAAAATTGCTAGGAAAAGTTGA